One genomic segment of Pseudonocardia sp. T1-2H includes these proteins:
- a CDS encoding chitosanase: MDLSGAVGADIAQQIVCSAENSSLDWRAQYGYIEDIGDGRGLTGGLIGFCSGTGDMLEVVERCAADSRGSALAPFVPALRRVVGSDSHDGLGRAFEAAWRQAAEDPAFRRAQHTVIDEQYRWPAVEQARADGLRGLGQLVYYDALVMHGPGEDEESFGGIRRAAVTASRPPALGGDERSYLSVFLDARRRVMHLEEAHADTSRLDTAQQWWLDAGNLDLDLPLHWRVYGDEYAITSPPPGIDGGRFLWRDPDGDSAGGAGDFLGGLGSLVTHTAETIRRWTGR; this comes from the coding sequence GTGGATCTCTCCGGAGCGGTGGGCGCCGACATCGCACAGCAGATCGTGTGCAGCGCCGAGAACAGTTCGCTGGACTGGCGCGCCCAGTACGGCTACATCGAGGACATCGGTGACGGCCGCGGTCTCACCGGCGGGTTGATCGGTTTCTGCTCGGGCACCGGGGACATGCTGGAGGTCGTCGAGCGCTGTGCGGCGGACTCCCGGGGCTCGGCGCTGGCGCCGTTCGTCCCCGCGCTGCGCCGGGTCGTCGGGTCGGACTCGCACGACGGTCTGGGGCGGGCGTTCGAGGCGGCCTGGCGCCAGGCCGCGGAGGACCCGGCCTTCCGACGGGCTCAGCACACGGTGATCGACGAGCAGTACCGCTGGCCTGCCGTGGAGCAGGCGCGCGCCGACGGACTCCGGGGGCTGGGCCAGCTCGTCTACTACGACGCCCTCGTGATGCACGGCCCCGGTGAGGACGAGGAGAGTTTCGGCGGCATCCGGCGCGCCGCCGTGACGGCGTCCCGGCCACCGGCACTGGGTGGCGACGAGCGGTCCTACCTGTCCGTTTTCCTCGACGCGCGAAGGCGGGTGATGCACTTGGAGGAGGCGCACGCCGACACGAGCCGGCTCGACACCGCCCAGCAGTGGTGGCTCGACGCCGGCAACCTCGACCTGGATCTCCCCCTGCACTGGCGGGTCTACGGCGACGAGTACGCGATCACCTCGCCGCCACCTGGCATCGATGGGGGACGGTTCCTGTGGCGGGATCCCGACGGCGACTCCGCGGGCGGGGCCGGCGACTTCCTCGGCGGCCTGGGGTCGCTCGTCACCCACACCGCCGAGACGATCCGCCGCTGGACGGGGCGCTGA
- a CDS encoding ATP-binding protein, translating into MSVAPTTLRATIDLPPELRSVPAARSVVAQLLAAWAAESFCDNALLLLSELVTNVMRHVVGDAAMQVQVHLTGPVLRVSVADNSADPPRTLEPGAAGGHGMWLLAALADRWGSERHGTGKQVWFELSRDGGDESAPV; encoded by the coding sequence ATGTCGGTTGCCCCGACCACCCTGCGCGCCACCATCGACCTGCCCCCGGAGCTGCGTAGTGTCCCCGCCGCACGGTCGGTGGTGGCGCAGCTGCTCGCCGCGTGGGCTGCGGAGTCGTTCTGCGACAACGCGCTGCTGCTGCTGAGCGAACTGGTCACCAACGTCATGCGGCACGTCGTCGGTGACGCCGCCATGCAGGTGCAGGTTCACCTGACCGGGCCCGTCCTGCGCGTCAGCGTGGCCGACAACTCCGCCGATCCACCGCGCACCCTGGAGCCCGGCGCGGCCGGCGGGCACGGCATGTGGCTGCTGGCCGCGCTCGCAGACCGATGGGGCAGCGAGCGGCACGGCACCGGCAAACAGGTGTGGTTCGAGCTGTCCCGCGACGGGGGCGACGAGTCGGCCCCGGTGTGA
- a CDS encoding ATP-binding protein — MSETLTNTTKHARASHSRVTIEQRDTHLHLSIRDDGAGGADPAAGSGLIGLRDRVQALGGTFEVISRPGDGTAILVELPLQPDRPLDPPRDTRAPVVKPAGLRGRGSGPSDRFAPDPPASTPSSQDE, encoded by the coding sequence GTGTCCGAAACGCTCACCAACACCACCAAACACGCCCGCGCCTCCCACTCCCGCGTCACCATCGAACAGCGCGACACCCACCTGCACCTGTCGATCCGTGACGACGGCGCCGGTGGCGCCGACCCCGCCGCAGGGTCGGGCCTGATCGGGCTGCGCGACCGGGTGCAGGCCCTGGGCGGGACGTTCGAGGTCATCAGCCGTCCCGGGGACGGGACGGCGATCCTCGTCGAGCTTCCGCTTCAGCCCGACCGACCCCTCGACCCACCGCGCGATACCAGGGCGCCGGTCGTGAAGCCGGCTGGCCTCCGGGGGCGGGGTTCCGGCCCTTCGGACCGATTCGCCCCTGACCCACCGGCTTCAACCCCGTCAAGTCAGGACGAGTAG
- a CDS encoding histone-like nucleoid-structuring protein Lsr2, whose translation MAQQVSTMLVDDKDGGPADETVAFGLDGRQYEIDLSHANAESLRAIFDPFVTAGRRQRRGRRLVPTAGAGGGDRERNQAIREWARQQGMQVSSRGRIPVEIAIRYDNQAY comes from the coding sequence ATGGCTCAGCAGGTCAGCACGATGCTGGTCGACGACAAGGACGGCGGCCCCGCCGACGAGACGGTTGCCTTCGGTCTCGACGGCAGGCAGTACGAGATCGACCTCTCGCATGCCAACGCCGAGAGTCTGCGAGCAATCTTCGATCCCTTCGTGACTGCTGGCCGACGGCAACGCCGAGGGCGTCGACTTGTGCCGACAGCAGGGGCCGGAGGCGGTGATCGGGAGCGGAATCAGGCGATACGGGAGTGGGCTCGGCAACAGGGTATGCAGGTGTCGTCCCGAGGTCGTATCCCCGTGGAGATCGCGATTCGCTACGACAATCAAGCCTACTGA
- a CDS encoding ABC transporter ATP-binding protein encodes MTEPTAGSAVEVASRPPAPGVPRLSVTGLLVSSNLLADTPAVGLWTVFRRFWPETRPFRGRVWASLLLVAAGPLLSAATIWLFKILVDDVLTPHSFRYFPALAAAYIGISVLEGVVSFADRYLSTWVGERFVLNLRSRLFTHLHRQSSQFFERRQLGDILSRLTGDISAIEQLVLSGLAQGLTYAFQLVFFTAALFYISWQMTLASLIAAPGFLLIARSFSRRIKDASRETRRRASSLTTVAEESFSNAALVRAYHRQASESARFDQENLGSFVAQMRATRLQALFGPLTELLEVVGVLLVMGLAVWELSTNNITLGGLLVFVAYLTQLYGPLQGLGQLTNSLYAASASAERVMELLDLAPTITEPTHPVPLPRARGYLRVREVGFGYPDTDRPAVAGIDLEVRPGQRIAIVGASGAGKSTLAKLLLRFYDPNQGSISLDGTDLRDLSEADLRRNIATVLQETLVFDGTVRENIAWGRPDATDADIVAAAVAADAHEFISALPGGYDSRIGQRGRLLSGGQRQRLAIARAMIRDAPVLLLDEPTTGLDAESTRRVLQPLRRLMAGRTTIIISHNLLTVTDADLIVVLDQGRISAAGTHSQLLTSSPGYARLYRLHQAPPALHPPERPAEICPGPPLRPSSSPRPTPHPRPLIQPGDGDCQQDRV; translated from the coding sequence ATGACTGAGCCGACTGCCGGTTCGGCTGTGGAGGTCGCCTCGCGGCCGCCAGCACCGGGAGTGCCGCGGCTGTCGGTGACCGGCCTGCTGGTGTCGAGCAACCTGCTCGCAGACACCCCTGCGGTGGGGCTGTGGACGGTCTTCCGACGGTTCTGGCCGGAGACCCGGCCGTTCCGCGGGCGGGTGTGGGCCAGCCTGCTCCTCGTCGCGGCCGGCCCGTTGCTGAGCGCGGCGACGATCTGGTTGTTCAAGATCCTCGTCGACGACGTTCTGACCCCGCACAGCTTCCGCTACTTCCCGGCGCTGGCCGCCGCCTACATCGGGATCTCGGTTCTCGAGGGTGTCGTGTCGTTCGCCGACCGGTACCTGTCCACCTGGGTGGGGGAGCGGTTCGTGCTCAACCTGCGCAGCAGGTTGTTCACCCACCTGCACCGGCAGTCGTCGCAGTTCTTCGAACGCCGCCAACTCGGCGACATCCTGTCCCGGCTCACCGGGGACATCAGTGCGATCGAGCAGCTCGTGCTCTCCGGCCTCGCGCAGGGCTTGACCTACGCCTTCCAGCTCGTCTTCTTCACCGCCGCGCTGTTCTACATCAGCTGGCAGATGACGCTCGCCTCGCTGATCGCCGCCCCCGGGTTCCTGCTCATCGCGCGGTCCTTCTCCCGCCGGATCAAGGACGCCTCCCGGGAGACACGGCGCCGGGCGAGTTCCCTCACCACGGTCGCCGAGGAGAGCTTCAGCAACGCCGCCCTGGTCCGCGCCTACCACCGGCAGGCCTCGGAGTCGGCCCGGTTCGACCAGGAGAACCTGGGCAGCTTCGTCGCGCAGATGAGGGCGACCCGGTTGCAGGCCCTCTTCGGCCCGCTCACCGAGCTGCTCGAGGTCGTGGGTGTGCTGCTGGTCATGGGCTTGGCGGTGTGGGAACTCAGCACCAACAACATCACCCTGGGTGGCCTCCTGGTGTTCGTGGCCTACCTGACGCAGCTCTACGGCCCGCTCCAAGGCCTGGGGCAGCTGACCAACTCGTTGTATGCGGCCAGCGCCAGCGCGGAAAGGGTGATGGAGCTGCTCGACCTCGCCCCCACCATCACCGAACCGACCCACCCCGTGCCCCTGCCCCGCGCCCGCGGATACCTCCGCGTGCGCGAGGTGGGTTTCGGCTACCCCGACACCGACCGCCCCGCGGTCGCGGGCATCGACCTCGAGGTACGCCCCGGGCAACGCATCGCGATAGTGGGGGCCAGCGGGGCCGGCAAATCGACGCTGGCCAAGCTGCTGCTGCGCTTCTACGACCCGAACCAGGGGAGTATCTCGCTCGACGGCACCGACCTGCGCGACCTGTCGGAGGCCGACCTGCGCCGCAACATCGCCACCGTGCTGCAGGAGACTCTCGTCTTCGACGGCACCGTCCGTGAGAACATCGCCTGGGGCCGGCCCGACGCCACCGACGCCGACATCGTCGCCGCGGCGGTCGCGGCCGATGCACACGAGTTCATCTCCGCGCTGCCCGGCGGGTATGACTCGCGGATCGGGCAACGTGGTCGGCTGTTGTCCGGAGGGCAGCGCCAACGCCTGGCCATCGCCCGGGCGATGATCCGCGACGCGCCCGTGCTGCTGCTCGATGAACCGACCACCGGGCTGGACGCCGAGTCCACGCGCCGCGTCCTGCAACCGCTGCGCCGGCTGATGGCCGGGCGTACCACGATCATCATCAGCCACAACCTGCTCACGGTCACCGACGCCGACCTCATCGTCGTGCTCGACCAGGGCCGCATCAGCGCCGCCGGCACCCACAGTCAACTTCTCACCAGCAGCCCCGGCTACGCCCGGCTCTACCGCCTCCATCAGGCACCACCGGCGCTGCACCCGCCTGAACGACCCGCGGAGATCTGCCCCGGCCCCCCTCTTCGCCCCAGCTCTAGCCCACGGCCGACGCCGCATCCTCGCCCGCTGATCCAACCCGGTGACGGGGACTGTCAGCAAGATCGTGTGTGA
- a CDS encoding DUF3040 domain-containing protein, with the protein MLSERERRVLREIEHRVAETDPRFAASMRRSISARERRAALPYDAVVVVAVLSAVLCLELSVNGAAVVAAVLAVVMFFLRPRRRPARTGRGLLRCRRTWES; encoded by the coding sequence ATGTTGAGCGAGCGGGAGCGTCGGGTCTTGCGGGAGATCGAGCACCGGGTCGCGGAGACGGACCCCCGGTTCGCGGCGTCCATGCGACGTTCGATATCGGCTCGGGAGCGCCGGGCGGCCCTCCCCTACGACGCGGTCGTCGTGGTCGCCGTCCTGTCCGCTGTGCTGTGTCTGGAGCTGTCGGTGAACGGAGCCGCCGTCGTGGCCGCCGTGCTCGCCGTCGTCATGTTCTTCCTACGACCACGACGCCGTCCGGCCCGGACCGGCCGAGGGCTGTTGCGATGCCGTCGGACCTGGGAGTCGTGA
- a CDS encoding GAF domain-containing protein, with protein MSAGTAQDDLPFPIVVTRGPQHVVSWANPAARRALPGLAVGRPLRDARSQPPLLPALDRVVERGEATVVELVEPAMTVGLVPMAGGAVLHGIPGVAGVTGARERGVTLQRLAGELLGAATPTEIGRLVVTTAAALLGAGAAVAYARTDADTLDVIHASGWPEETMRPFARLALRRGRPLSDAALRGEPVWLEDAAQWRARYPEMAPIGTSSGIQATACLPLRVEDRDLGAVVFSFAGTRAFPRMSATISRPLPRCARRRSTGPGCSSPSGLRGRSPSSSSRA; from the coding sequence GTGAGCGCCGGTACCGCGCAGGACGATCTGCCGTTCCCGATCGTCGTGACACGCGGTCCACAGCACGTCGTGAGCTGGGCGAACCCGGCCGCGCGGCGCGCTCTGCCCGGTCTGGCCGTGGGCCGGCCGCTGCGGGACGCGCGGTCGCAGCCGCCCCTGCTGCCCGCGCTGGACCGGGTGGTCGAGCGGGGTGAGGCCACCGTCGTCGAGCTGGTCGAGCCCGCGATGACGGTCGGACTGGTGCCCATGGCCGGCGGGGCGGTGCTGCACGGGATCCCGGGCGTGGCCGGGGTGACGGGCGCGCGCGAGCGCGGAGTCACCCTCCAGCGGTTGGCCGGTGAGCTGCTGGGTGCCGCGACGCCGACGGAGATCGGCCGGCTCGTCGTGACGACGGCCGCGGCGCTGCTCGGCGCCGGCGCAGCCGTGGCGTACGCCCGCACCGACGCCGACACCCTCGACGTCATCCACGCGTCCGGCTGGCCGGAGGAGACCATGCGCCCGTTCGCGCGCCTCGCGCTTCGCCGCGGGCGCCCGCTGTCGGACGCCGCGCTCCGCGGCGAGCCGGTATGGCTCGAGGACGCCGCGCAGTGGCGGGCCCGCTACCCGGAGATGGCCCCGATCGGCACGTCCTCGGGTATCCAGGCCACAGCCTGCCTCCCGCTGCGGGTCGAGGATCGCGACCTCGGGGCGGTCGTGTTCAGCTTCGCCGGGACGCGCGCCTTCCCCCGGATGAGCGCGACTATCTCCAGGCCGTTGCCGCGCTGTGCGCGCAGGCGCTCGACCGGGCCCGGCTGCTCGTCGCCGAGCGGGCTGCGCGGGCGGTCGCCGAGCAGCAGCTCGCGCGCATGA
- a CDS encoding PP2C family protein-serine/threonine phosphatase yields the protein MTFLAHAGRLMEAPLSVEERLQQFADLVVPEIADWCSVHLVRDERVEQITVAHEDPDKITFVTRLQERYPPDPDAPGGAISVSRSGEPAFFPDLPDEMMVAAAVDEEHLALIRSIGMRSAMVVPLLVRGRSLGALTLVHAESGRRFDEADLAFAGQVATTAAIALDNARLYQLQHSIADTLQAALLPAALPVAPGLCLAARYRAQTAGGVEHSVSRGADVHVGGDLYDVVPGVVPGRWSVVVADVCGKGPEAAALTAMIRHTLRSEVAHGLAPVEALRRLNEAMLLDTAAGTSRFATVAHAQVDVDATGATVRLAGAGHPPALIRRGDRVEAVALFGTLLGVYPDVDLVATTLRLDPGDMMVLYTDGVTEARGVDGFYGADRLARVVGSPAPGGAEALAERLLADVVAFQRGRLRDDVALLVVEVAP from the coding sequence ATGACCTTCCTCGCGCACGCCGGACGTCTCATGGAGGCGCCGTTGTCGGTGGAGGAGCGGTTGCAGCAGTTCGCCGATCTGGTCGTGCCCGAGATCGCCGACTGGTGCTCGGTGCACCTCGTCCGCGACGAGCGGGTCGAGCAGATCACGGTGGCCCACGAGGACCCCGACAAGATCACCTTCGTCACCCGACTGCAGGAGCGCTACCCGCCGGACCCGGACGCCCCGGGCGGCGCGATCTCGGTCAGCCGCAGCGGCGAGCCGGCTTTCTTTCCCGACCTGCCCGACGAGATGATGGTCGCCGCAGCCGTCGACGAGGAGCACCTCGCCCTGATCCGGTCCATCGGCATGCGGTCGGCCATGGTGGTGCCGCTGCTCGTCCGCGGTCGCAGCCTCGGCGCGCTGACCCTCGTGCACGCCGAGTCGGGCCGGCGTTTCGACGAGGCCGACCTGGCCTTCGCCGGTCAGGTTGCCACCACGGCAGCCATCGCTCTGGACAACGCGCGGCTCTACCAGCTGCAGCACAGCATCGCCGACACGCTGCAGGCCGCCCTGCTCCCGGCGGCGCTGCCCGTCGCGCCGGGGCTGTGCCTGGCCGCGCGCTACCGCGCCCAGACCGCCGGCGGCGTCGAGCACAGCGTGAGCAGGGGCGCGGACGTGCACGTCGGCGGCGACCTCTACGACGTCGTGCCGGGCGTGGTGCCCGGGCGCTGGTCGGTCGTGGTGGCCGACGTCTGCGGCAAGGGCCCGGAAGCCGCCGCGCTCACAGCGATGATCCGGCACACCCTGCGCTCCGAGGTCGCCCACGGGCTCGCGCCGGTCGAGGCCCTGCGTCGGCTCAACGAGGCGATGCTGCTGGACACCGCGGCCGGCACCTCCCGGTTCGCGACCGTGGCCCACGCCCAGGTCGACGTCGACGCAACGGGAGCCACCGTCCGGCTGGCCGGGGCCGGGCACCCGCCCGCGCTGATCCGACGCGGTGACCGGGTGGAGGCCGTGGCGCTGTTCGGCACGCTGCTGGGCGTCTACCCCGACGTGGATCTCGTCGCGACCACCTTGCGTCTGGATCCTGGGGACATGATGGTGCTCTACACAGACGGTGTGACGGAGGCGCGGGGCGTGGACGGTTTCTACGGTGCCGATCGACTGGCACGGGTCGTGGGCTCGCCGGCCCCGGGTGGCGCGGAGGCGCTGGCCGAGAGGCTGCTGGCCGACGTCGTCGCGTTCCAGCGCGGGCGGCTGCGTGACGACGTCGCCCTGCTCGTGGTGGAGGTTGCGCCGTGA
- a CDS encoding cupredoxin domain-containing protein, whose translation MKFCARPSTYLGALSTAVALAALTACGGPPAAAVAAPPAEHPMAMPAPTSTAAMQPVAAGTVTIANFAFSPAAVTVPAGTTLTWTNNDSVPHDISGGPLHSPTLSQGQTWSYTFSTAGTYSYICSIHPYMTGSVTVT comes from the coding sequence ATGAAATTCTGCGCACGTCCCAGCACCTACCTCGGCGCGCTGTCGACGGCGGTCGCCCTGGCCGCGCTCACCGCCTGCGGCGGGCCGCCAGCCGCCGCGGTCGCGGCACCGCCGGCCGAGCACCCGATGGCCATGCCGGCACCGACGAGCACTGCGGCCATGCAGCCGGTCGCGGCCGGCACCGTGACGATCGCGAACTTCGCATTCTCGCCGGCGGCCGTCACCGTCCCGGCCGGGACCACGCTGACCTGGACGAACAACGACTCCGTGCCGCACGACATCTCCGGCGGGCCCCTTCACTCGCCCACCCTGAGCCAGGGTCAGACCTGGAGCTACACATTCTCGACGGCCGGGACGTACAGCTACATCTGCTCGATCCACCCGTACATGACCGGATCGGTCACGGTCACCTGA
- a CDS encoding ATP-binding protein translates to MGTAGPLEQRWPAEARVLPTVRRAVREWGVLAGLAEETVEDLPLLVSEAASNAVEHAYRDVEPGEFELSVSPGPEGVVRAVVRDFGRWRPPPADPGYRGRGLALIDTLGHDVELDAGDAGTRIAFTVSGAAATGPPSGPASWWPPAVDEVGR, encoded by the coding sequence ATGGGCACCGCAGGCCCGCTGGAGCAGAGGTGGCCGGCCGAAGCGCGGGTGTTGCCCACGGTGCGACGGGCCGTGCGGGAGTGGGGTGTCCTCGCAGGGCTCGCCGAGGAGACCGTCGAGGACCTCCCGCTGCTGGTCAGCGAGGCCGCCTCCAACGCCGTCGAGCACGCCTACCGCGACGTCGAGCCGGGTGAGTTCGAGCTGTCGGTGAGTCCGGGACCCGAGGGCGTGGTGCGTGCGGTGGTGCGGGACTTCGGTCGGTGGCGCCCGCCGCCGGCTGACCCGGGCTACCGAGGACGCGGCCTGGCGCTCATCGACACCCTCGGCCACGACGTGGAGCTCGACGCCGGCGACGCCGGCACGCGTATCGCCTTCACCGTCAGCGGTGCGGCTGCTACCGGACCGCCGTCGGGCCCCGCGTCGTGGTGGCCGCCCGCCGTGGACGAGGTGGGTCGGTGA
- a CDS encoding STAS domain-containing protein yields MTVEVVLDGELDISTFDAAQQRVEEAEHANPELLVVDLSRLTFVDSTGVRLVLLADVRARKAGRRLAVRLGEGSALRVFAALGLLEKLDVLPGAQPAPDGAA; encoded by the coding sequence ATGACCGTGGAGGTCGTCCTCGACGGCGAGCTCGACATCTCGACCTTCGACGCGGCCCAGCAGCGCGTCGAGGAGGCCGAGCATGCGAACCCGGAGCTGTTGGTCGTGGACCTGAGCCGGCTCACGTTCGTGGACTCCACCGGCGTGCGGCTCGTGCTGCTCGCCGACGTGCGGGCCCGCAAGGCGGGTCGGCGGCTGGCCGTCCGCCTCGGCGAGGGGTCGGCTCTGCGGGTCTTCGCCGCGCTCGGCCTGCTCGAGAAGCTCGACGTGCTCCCCGGGGCGCAGCCCGCGCCCGACGGTGCCGCGTGA
- a CDS encoding ABC1 kinase family protein has translation MTNTAYREIPSGGMARSVKLAALPLAFGGRAAAGWGRRLAGADADAVSAVATARNAEQLFTVLGQLKGAAMKVGQALSVYDAMIPADIAEPYHRALSRLQSSGPSMPARVVHRALDEQLGGQWRRRFRDFDDVPAAAASVGQVHRAVLADGRAVAVKIQYPGADLALDADLRTLERCSRLFTLIVPGLDARAVMQELRERMLDELDYRAEADRQRAFAAAFAGDDALVVPAVVASAPKVLVSEWLDGVSLGTIIGRPAVDGADQARRDRYAHTVLETMFSSPARLGLLHADPHPGNFLALADGRLAMIDYGAVATLPGGIPPVLARILRHVADAEPDAMMDLLRAEGFLARDVAADDVLRYIGALGDPLRVERFHFHRAWMKRQGERVVNLRGRAYWETGRALTLPAQYLLVVRVLSGWTNALAQLDCTAAARGLAERWLPGFADGRGRYAEAAGTRAGRPAPTDRPMVEAPRHSTAAGGIGRPSC, from the coding sequence ATGACGAACACGGCCTACCGCGAGATCCCGAGCGGCGGGATGGCTCGGTCGGTGAAGCTCGCCGCGCTTCCGCTGGCCTTCGGCGGGCGCGCGGCCGCGGGCTGGGGACGGCGGCTGGCCGGCGCCGACGCCGACGCGGTCTCGGCGGTGGCTACGGCGCGCAATGCCGAGCAGCTGTTCACCGTGCTCGGGCAGCTCAAGGGCGCGGCGATGAAGGTCGGGCAGGCGCTGAGCGTCTACGACGCGATGATCCCCGCCGACATCGCCGAGCCCTACCATCGTGCGCTGAGCCGGCTGCAGTCGTCCGGCCCGTCGATGCCGGCGCGCGTAGTGCACCGGGCGCTCGACGAGCAGCTGGGCGGCCAGTGGCGGCGGCGGTTCCGCGACTTCGACGACGTCCCGGCCGCGGCCGCGAGCGTCGGACAGGTGCACCGGGCGGTGTTGGCCGACGGGCGAGCGGTGGCGGTCAAGATCCAGTACCCGGGCGCCGATCTCGCCCTCGACGCCGACCTGCGCACCCTGGAGCGGTGCTCCCGGCTGTTCACGCTGATCGTCCCCGGGCTCGACGCGCGGGCCGTGATGCAGGAGCTACGCGAGCGGATGCTCGACGAGCTCGACTATCGCGCCGAGGCCGACCGGCAGCGCGCGTTCGCGGCGGCGTTCGCCGGTGACGACGCGCTCGTCGTACCCGCGGTGGTGGCGTCGGCGCCGAAGGTGCTCGTCTCGGAGTGGCTGGACGGGGTCTCGCTGGGCACGATCATCGGGCGTCCGGCCGTCGACGGCGCCGATCAGGCCCGCCGCGACCGGTACGCGCACACCGTCCTGGAGACGATGTTCTCCTCCCCGGCGCGCCTCGGGCTGCTGCACGCCGACCCGCATCCGGGCAACTTCCTGGCACTGGCCGACGGGCGGCTCGCGATGATCGACTATGGCGCGGTCGCGACCCTGCCCGGCGGGATCCCGCCGGTGCTCGCGCGGATCCTGCGGCACGTCGCCGACGCCGAGCCCGACGCGATGATGGACCTGCTGCGCGCCGAAGGCTTCCTCGCCCGGGACGTCGCGGCCGACGACGTGCTGCGCTACATCGGCGCGCTAGGCGATCCGCTCCGTGTCGAGCGGTTCCACTTCCATCGGGCGTGGATGAAGCGTCAGGGCGAGCGGGTGGTCAACCTGCGCGGCCGGGCGTACTGGGAGACCGGGCGCGCGCTGACCTTGCCCGCCCAGTACCTGCTGGTCGTGCGGGTGCTGTCGGGATGGACGAACGCACTGGCCCAGCTCGACTGCACAGCCGCTGCGCGCGGCCTCGCGGAGCGCTGGTTGCCCGGGTTCGCAGACGGCCGAGGCCGGTACGCCGAGGCCGCGGGCACGCGCGCCGGCCGGCCGGCGCCGACCGATCGCCCGATGGTCGAGGCCCCGAGACACAGCACAGCGGCCGGTGGAATCGGGAGGCCGTCATGTTGA
- a CDS encoding vanadium-dependent haloperoxidase — MRRRTTTLVTLVAAAVAAGIAVPALAATSSSGVPTAGPADTPGSGQSVIDWNRQLISILGAPNVQPGTVHPTRSFAMLQAAEYNAVVSITHAAPAYRSAVPAPSGARPDAAADQAAHDVLVALYPSMHAGLDTQLSGELAGMPDGQAKQDGVGVGAAAARQMVTLRSSDGSSAAAAPFVAGTAPGDYRQTPPKFPAPMYTGWGSVTPFLLDNANQFSPAAPPPVSSAAYATALNEVKDLGRDSSTTRTPDETVAGKFWSASPVWNTWNQVAQQLTADRHASLAQATGVFSAMDLSLADTTIAMYNTKYQDHVWRPVTAIQLGATAGNPGIVGDPTWNPLTPTAADPSYPGAHSALSEAAATALTAFYGAHQAVAVTSAADPGVTRSFDSLAAAADEAGLSRIWAGQHTRIDHQAGQQLGGQVARLVLGDLHQPTTG, encoded by the coding sequence ATGCGCAGGAGAACCACAACACTCGTCACCCTGGTCGCAGCGGCCGTCGCGGCGGGCATCGCCGTTCCGGCCCTGGCGGCGACGTCCAGCAGCGGCGTGCCGACCGCGGGCCCCGCGGACACCCCCGGATCCGGGCAGTCGGTGATCGACTGGAATCGGCAGCTGATCTCGATCCTCGGCGCCCCGAACGTCCAGCCGGGCACCGTCCATCCCACCCGCAGCTTCGCCATGCTGCAGGCCGCCGAGTACAACGCGGTCGTCTCGATCACCCACGCGGCGCCGGCCTACCGGTCCGCAGTGCCCGCGCCGAGCGGCGCCCGCCCCGACGCCGCGGCCGACCAGGCCGCGCACGACGTCCTCGTCGCCCTGTACCCCTCGATGCACGCCGGTCTGGACACCCAGCTCAGCGGCGAGCTGGCCGGCATGCCCGACGGGCAGGCCAAGCAGGACGGTGTCGGGGTCGGAGCGGCGGCGGCCCGTCAGATGGTCACGCTGCGGTCCTCGGACGGCTCGTCGGCGGCTGCGGCGCCGTTCGTGGCCGGAACCGCGCCCGGTGACTACCGGCAGACCCCGCCCAAGTTCCCCGCGCCGATGTACACCGGCTGGGGATCGGTCACCCCGTTCCTGCTCGACAACGCGAACCAGTTCAGTCCGGCCGCGCCGCCACCGGTGAGCAGCGCCGCGTACGCGACCGCGCTGAACGAGGTGAAGGACCTCGGGCGCGACTCCAGCACCACCCGCACCCCGGATGAGACCGTGGCCGGCAAGTTCTGGAGCGCCTCGCCGGTGTGGAACACCTGGAACCAGGTCGCACAGCAGCTGACCGCCGACCGGCACGCCAGCCTGGCGCAGGCGACCGGGGTGTTCTCGGCCATGGACCTGTCGCTGGCCGACACGACCATCGCGATGTACAACACGAAGTACCAGGACCACGTCTGGCGACCGGTCACCGCGATCCAGCTCGGCGCCACCGCCGGCAATCCGGGCATCGTCGGCGATCCGACGTGGAACCCGCTGACCCCGACTGCCGCCGATCCGTCGTACCCCGGTGCCCACAGCGCGCTCAGTGAGGCGGCTGCCACCGCGCTGACCGCCTTCTACGGCGCCCACCAGGCGGTCGCGGTCACCTCGGCGGCCGACCCCGGGGTGACCCGCAGCTTCGACAGCCTCGCGGCCGCCGCCGACGAGGCCGGCCTCAGCCGGATCTGGGCCGGGCAGCACACCCGGATCGACCACCAAGCGGGGCAACAGCTCGGCGGCCAGGTCGCCAGGCTGGTGCTCGGCGATCTGCACCAGCCCACCACCGGCTGA